AGTGTTTTGTAGGAACATTAAGTGGATTACAACACTACAGTGCTGATGCCGACCGCTTTACCGATATCCCACTGATTCTGCAAGATGGTATAATAGTAGAACCTAACGTAGCCGCCATAGAAGAACTGAGTAACGGAGATTTATTAGTGGGTACCGCCGGTCAAGGATTGTTCAAGATTACAAACACCCATAAAGGACTGGTCGGAATTAGCATGGAGAAAAGAATCCCTATCCCCATCGTAAATGCGCTTCACGAAGACCGTAATGGTAACCTATGGATAAGTGCCGGTGAAAATGGAATTTTCAGAATAGACCGGAACCAACAACTACACTGCTATCAGAAAGGGGCAAACGAATCAGAATATACCATTAGTAGTATTTGTGAGACCCCCGACAAACAGATTTACATTGGTTCCTTAGGTAAAGGACTACTTAAATATAATCCAACTCTCGACTTATTTGAACCCATCATCTATGCCAATCACCCTGAATTACCTGTCAAAAGTCTTCTTCTTGCCACGCCGGACGAAATATACATTGGAACTGACGGATACGGTTTGAAAGTATATAACATTCAAAGTCGCACTATCACAGAAAATCAGTTAAACATCACCACTTTCAACCTTGACAAGTCAAAAATTCATTCCATTATGAAAGACCGTTTCGGCAATCTGTGGTTAGGATTCTTCCAAAAAGGGGTATTGCTGATTCCTGCCATTGCCAATGGTTTTCAATATATAGGATACAAATCCGTACGAAACAATATCATCGGTTCCAATTGTATTATGTCTGTCTGTAACGATCATGACGGCACATTATGGATAGGTACAGACAACGATGGTTTATACAAAGTGGAAAAGAATGGTAAACATACCGTCCACTTCCCTCCTACACAGGAAACCGGCTCAGTACCTTCAACCATCATGAGTATCTACGAAGACTCGCGTCAGAATCTTTGGATAGGTTCATACATGCAAAGTATGGCTAAGATTGACAAAGAAACCGGCCATTGCCAATATTTCAAAAGAAAAACCGATGCAGACAGCAAAGAAGGGAAACTGCGTGTATACAGCTTTGCAGAAGACAAACACGACCGACTCTGGATAGACACCATGGGTAACGGACTTTACTACATAGATCTAAACACCGAAACCTTGCATCGCTATGAACAAGAAGACAGTACATACTATGCAACCGGCAACTTCTTGCCCGGTTACTGGATAACCAGCCTGTTACACAGTCATGACGAAAGACTCTATATCGGCACTTATGACGGGCTGGGTTGCCTTGACCTGAAAACCATGCACCTTGCCACCGCTTTCAACACCAATACACTCCTTCCAAATTCCGTCATCCATTCCCTTTATGAAGACAAAGAAGGCACTATATGGATAGGCACATCGGAGGGGCTGAAAGCCATGCATCCCCAAGAATATAAAATACGTGAATACACACAAAAAGACGGACTGCCTGGTGACATCATATGCGCCATCACCCAAGATATCAATGGCGCTTTATGGTTCAGTACCAACCACGGGATAGCACGCTACAACCCACAAAAAGGCAACTTTACCCCTTATTATGCCAATGATGGCCTGCAAGGTAATGAGTTCAGCAAAAGAGCCGTTTGTACCGACAACAACGGACATATTCTGTTCGGTGGAATTAACGGGGTTACCTATTTTAATCCTGCAGAAATAAAAGATATAGCTACCACTCCTTCCGTGCATCTCACCGGTTTCTATATACACAATCAAAGCGTCAACAGTAATACGTTGTCCGAAGGAAGAAGAATCATAGAAACCTCCGTTATGAATGCTCAACAGTTCAATCTGTCGCACAAACATAATTCTTTCAGCATGGAGTTTTCTGTCATGGAATTCTTCAATCCTGAACGCATTACTTATATGTACTCAGTCAACAACGGACAGTGGGTGACTATGCAATCAGGTATTAACCGGATATCTTTTAATGACATGACACCCGGCACTTACAAGTTCAGTATCAAGGCCAAAGATTATACTTTCTATTCCGAACCTAAAAATTTCATTGTCAATATCTCTCCCGCATGGTATGCATCAAATTGGGCCAAAGGAGTGTACCTGCTGATAGCACTGACCATAATTTACATCATTGGCGCACAGATACGCCATCGCTATCAAGTTCACCAAAAATTATTAGAACACATACATGCTGAAGAAATCAACGAGGCCAAGTTACAATTCTTCATCAACATCTCTCACGAAATCCGTACCCCGGTCACCCTTATCCTCAGCCCCCTGCAAAAACTAATGAGCAAGGACAGAAACGAAGAACGCCAAAAAAACTACCAAACCATCTCGCGTAACGCTGGACGTCTCCTCCAATTGGTGAATCAGCTACTGGACATCCGCAAGCTTGACAAAGGCCAGATGCAACTGAAATTTAGAGAAGTAGAAATAGTAGAGTTTATACGTAATCTATCCAGTAGCTTCGAATATCAGGCAAATGCCAAAAAGATTAGCTTGAACTTCCATCCCGATACAGAAGAACTACGTGCCTGGATAGATCCTGAAAATCTTGATAAGGCCATATTCAATGTACTCTCAAATGCATTTAAGTTCACCGAATCAGGAGGAGAAATCAATATCTACCTGCAAACACATGAAGCGTACGAAACAAAACCAGCTTATTTTAAGATTGTAATAGAAGATAGCGGTACGGGTATTGACGAAAAAGAAATAGAACGTATTTTCGACCGTTTTTATCAAGTTGCCAACAGATTAAATAATTCAGGTACCGGAATCGGTCTACATTTGACCAAATCGCTAGTTGAATTACATAAAGGAACAATCCATGCCGAAAATAATAAAGAAAAAGCCGGTTGCCGATTCATCATTCGCCTGCCATTAGGAAAAGAACACTTGAAACCGGAGGAAATAGAAGAAACTAACACTGAAGGACAGATCGCATCTGACAATAATCCGGTGTTACCCATATTCTTACCTGAAAATGAGGAAAAAGAAAGAATACGCACCAAAACCAAATATCGCATACTGATAGCAGATGATAATGAAGAGATACGCAGATACATACGTCAGGAACTAACCCCCGACTACCACATAACTGAATGTAACAATGGACAAGAAGCTTTTGAGCAAATCATAAAGGATGCACCCGACGCCCTTATCAGTGATGTCATGATGCCGGAAATGGATGGAATGACCCTCTGCCGGAAAATAAGACAAAACATTCTTGTCAGCCACATTCCGGTCATCCTGCTGACTGCCAAAATTAATGAAGAAAGTAATCTGGAGGCTTTAGAAGGAGGAGTGGATGCCTATATCACAAAACCGTTCAATATAGACGTTCTGAAAAAAACAATCCGAAATGTCATCTACAGGCACGAACTGATAAAAAACACCTTTAACGGAAGTATGGAACAAACAGATAAGGTACAACCGATTGAGGTTCAATCACCGGATGAAAAGCTAATAGCACGTGTAATGGCCATCATTAACAAGGAAATAGCAAACCCAAATCTCAGCGTGGAAATGATTGCAGCAGAAGCAGGAATCAGTCGTGTACACTTATATCGCAAAATAAAAGAATTCACCAACCAATCACCACGCAACTTTATACGCAATGTCCGGTTGAAACAAGCTGCCCTCCTACTTGCACAGAAACACCATAACATCACGGAAGTGGCAGAGGCGGTAGGTTTTGCCAACACCACTCATTTTTCGACAGCGTTCAAAGAATTATTCGGTGTCTCGCCCACTATCTATATGGAACAGAGTGCCAACAACGCAAAGTCCAATATCGTGGATACCATGGAGAAAAATAAAGTGGAATGAAATAAAGCAGGCTGTCGGGTTTATCAGTATAAGCACAATAGTTTAACAGCAATAGCCTGAAAGTTTACCGGTAATAATAGGTCGCTCAGTTCTATATTCTCTTTTTGAATTTTAGAAAATCCACAATTACCTTTTGATCAAAAAGTAAGAATATCAAACTAAGCGACCTAATTGTTAACCCCTTATAGGTCAATCTTGCATACGTACATTAATAAATTGTCGTAAAAGTCTATACATTCCGGTTCAATCTCTGTATCCCGGATTCTGATAGGCCATCTTTTCTTCTTTGGTCATTTCCATACCGTCCAATTGTCCTTGCGGAATGGGACGAAGATAATGGAACGCTTCGATAGTACGACGGTAAGTTTTCGGGGTATGATCTCCCTTATCGTTTCCACAAATCACATACTCATCAGCATATTCATTCCACTTTTGTGTACGAACAAGGTCGAACCAGCGATAACCCTCACCAAAGAACTCGCGTGAACGTTCATCAAGAATATAGTCGATATCAATGGTAACCGGAGTGGCGGCAACCATTTCCGCACTATGGTCTTCCAATACTTCTGCATTAAGAGCATTACTGAATGTCCATTTACCGGCACGTGCACGAAGAACATTCACCAGTTCGCGCGCATTCTTTCCGCTCTTAGTAGTCGCACCCTCTACTGCAGCCTCAGCAGCCACCAAATAAAGTTCAGAAAACTTAGCTATATTGTAAGGACGAGTACTACCTGCATTCGGCTGGCCTGTACCTGTACCGTTATCCGTACGATACGGACCTAATTTCCACAGTCCAGGAAATATACGACGGCTGATTCCACTGGGATTCATTACCCAATCGGCGCGTCCGGGCAGAGTACCTGCGCCTAAATTACCCAAATTGGAACCATAGGCAACGTTAGGATCCTCTTCAAGCAAGAAAGAGAAAATTGGTTCCCCTTCTTTTACCATCATTCCGTTGGCGTTTTCCACTGCATCCCAATTGGCACCATTGGTTGACCAATTTCCACGATATACTGTCGTGAAAGTTCCATCATAACGAGAGTCATTCACTTTATCAGCGAAAGTGTGAGTAAACACCCCATGAGGAGGAGCCATACGAGTCCAAGGGCGACCATAAGCCTGCTCTGCCACACGAATGACAGGAGCCACAGTGACACCGTTCACTTTAGATTGCGCATCCGTATAATTCCAGTTCATCATCCATCCGGCAAAGTTATCGGGAGCGCCACCACCACCGTATGACAAGCTACCACCATTATAATATTCATCTTCTTGAGTATGGTCAGCATAAAGCAAGATTTCCTTATTGCGATCATTAACTCCTGCATTCACTTTCCAGAAACTTTCTTCCAAACCGAACGGACCAGGATTCTCTATGGCTTCTACAGCGATATTATAAGCTTGCTGGAAATACCAAGCCGCATCATGTCCATCAGGATCGGTCCTCTGACATTCCGGATAAGTAGGAATATTGTTCGGATTCTTCAACCACCATGCATAAGTCAGATAAGCTTTTGACAAATAAAGACGAGCCACTGTTTTAGTCAAACCACCCGTCATACGAGGATTGTCCGGCAAATTCTGAACAGCTGTAACCAAATCAGGGAAAACGACTTTAGTATAAACTTCCGGTACCGTATTACGCACGGACGTGCGTGACGGAGTAATGTTGAAAGCCAACTCACCAGAGCCCAAGTCCAAGGGTACACCACCGAAAGTCTGAGCCAGCAGGAAATAGTACATGGCACGGAAGAAACGCGCTTCGGATATCAAAGATTCTGATATACCCACTTCTCCGCCATTAGCAATCACACCGTTGCAAGTATTGATATTAGTAAATGCCATACCCCATAATGCATCCGCACGGCAAGTAGAAGAGGTCAGGTTTCCTACTCCCGAAAGATCGGCATCCTTAAAGTTGCCGTCGGCGCTTTGTCCGTAAGTAGCCTCGTCCGTACCCGTAAGACAGGAATTGTAGTAATAAGCCTGTCCGTAGATGTCGCGCAAATAAGAATACATGGAAGTAATACCGCCTTCCACACCTTTTTCCGTTTTAAAGAAAGTTGGATCATAGCTGCTACGGGGTTGTTCGTCTAGGATATCGGAACAAGAAGTTGCCAAAAGCAGACCCAAAGCAGCGGTTCCAAGAACTCTTATAGGAGAATATATCGATTTCATCTTCATAATACTTTAGAATGTCAAGTTAATACCAAATAAATAGTTACGCGTAGAGGGTGAGTTCGTACCTACTGTCAGGAAACGTCTCTGAAAACCTACCACTGCTACATTCTCATCACCATAGGAGTTTGTCTCCGGATCAAGCCCGGTTTCCTTATGGAACGGAGAACAGATTACAAACGGGTTCTGGATCGTTACGTATGCACGCAATCCTTGTACTCCCAGTTGTTTCAGCCAACGTTGGTTGTCCATGTTGTAGCCCAATGTAATGGTGCGTACTTTCCAATATGAAGCGTCAAAATATCCCAACGTAGAACCATACTTCGGATTATCACCACTTTGAATGCCACCCGGTTTCGGATATTTAGCATTGGTATTCTCTTCTGTCCAGTAGTCTACATCTACCTGTCCACGACGGCCGCTCAACATATTCAGATAACCGCTGGAATGGTGAAGCGTACTCAACAACTTACCGCCACACTTGAACGCAGTAATCACATTCAGGTCAAAATTCTTATAAGCCACACGCGTACTAAAACCTCCCTGGAATTTAGACTCCAAACTCATGATCTGACGATCTTCCGGTCCGATAGCACGTACAGGAGTACCGTCCGCATTGTAATCGCCGGTATATTTCACCTTGATCATACCTACATTACCACCCGGTTCAAGAATATCGAGATAAGGATCTCCTTCTTGCCACAAGCCGACATATTCATAATCAAAAATAGCGTCAATAGGATAGCCTACAAACCAGCCATTGCCTTCATCACGGTCTTTCTTTGATGCCAACTCAACCAGTTTATTGCGGTTGGCAGAAAGATTCAGACTGGCATCCCATGTCCATCCGTTATGATTGTCAAGAATCGTACCGTTCAATGTCAACTCAAAGCCCTTATTCTCGGTTTTACCCACATTGGCCATGTAGCTACCTACACCTGATGTAGAAGGTAAGTTCACGTTCTGCAACAAATCATGTGTCTTCTGGATGTAGTATTCGAAAGTACCGGACAAGCGACCATTGAACAAAGTGAAATCCAAACCTACGTTCCATGTGGAAGAATATTCCCAGCCCAACATCGCATTGGGCATTTCTGATACGTAGTATCCCGTAGCAAAATTAGTAGGTCCGAAGTTATAAGGACGCGTATTCAGTCTACCCAATGTCTTATAAGGATCTACAGCCTGATTGGAAGTCTCACCATAACCTACACGCAATTTCAATATATCCAGCCACTCTATACCATCCATAAAGGCTTCGTTACGGATATTCCAACCGGCAGATACAGCCGGATAAGTATGCCATTGATGACCTTTTGCCAAACGTGAAGAAGCATCCGAACGAACCGTTGCCATCAACATATAACGATTATCATAAGTGTACATCGCACGCCCCATCCATGACATCAAACCTGTCTTTTGATAATTCCAGTTACTCGGATTTACAGTAATAGTACCTTCAGCACGACCAATATTGTAGTACTGGAAATACTCTGCCGGAATATCCCGACCTGCCACATGAGAACGCGTATAAACAGTTTGTTCGGCTGAATACATTCCAATGATGTTGAATTGGTGTTTTCCGATAGTGCGGTCGTAAGTCAGCAAGTTTTCAACCGCCCAGTTCGTTGTTTCCGAATGTGCCAATGCTGCAGTAGAGGGAGCATCGGGCGCCGTATTGTTAATGCCGTAACCGGTAAACTCACCCTGCTTAGTGGAACGATAGTTTAAACCAAGGTTCATACGATACTTCAATCCTTTTATCCATGGACATTGAACTTCCGCAAAAAGGTTGTTATAAGTACCGAATCCTTTACTTTCGTTCAACCATTTCTCTTCCAAATTCTCTACAACATCGCGAGTCATCACGAATGCCTCATCCTGACTGTTATATTTTACAGTACGCTTCAAAGTACCGTCTTCGTTATACGGATTGGCTATAGGAGAAACAGACAATACGCCATACAGACCGATGTTGTTGCCTTTAGTCACATTGTAATTGCTGTTTGTGGTAAGGCCAAAACGGAAGTATTTACCTACACCTTGATCAAACGAACCACGCAATGAATAACGGGTATAATTCTGTGTAGGAATCACACCTTGATCTTTGTAGTATGCACCACCAAAACTGTAGTTTCCACCTTGCGTACCACCTGAAATATTAACATCATGGCTGGTAACAAAACCATTACGGTACATCAGATCCTGCCAATCGGTATTGACATCATCCGATTCATCCATAGAATTCTCAAATTTACCTGCATATTTACGCATTTCAGCAAACTTTTCACCGTTCATCATAGGATATTTGGAGAATACCTTTTTCAAACCTACATAACCATTATATGATACTTTGGCAGGAGCACCAGTCACACCTTTATGAGTTGTAATAAGGATAACACCATTGGCACCGCGCGAACCATAAATAGCCGTTGAAGAAGCATCTTTTAAAATATCCATACTCTTGATGTCGCTGGGATTGATATCGGTAAGGCTACCCATAAACGGTATTCCATCCAACACAATCAACGGGTCGTTAGTAGCACTCAAAGAACGTGTACCACGAATACGTATCTGCATAGTGGCACCCGGACGAGAAGATGTCTGTGACATATCCACGCCGGCAATACGGTTTTGCAGAGCATAAGATACATCAGCGGCAGGTACTTCACGCAATTTGTCGCCGCCTACAGATGCAATAGATCCCGTTACATCCGACTTGCGTGCCGTACCATAACCGATTACAACAACTTCTTCCAATGCTTTGGAGTCTTCTTTCAGTATAACCTTAAGTTCGGTTTCATTTTCTACCGGAATTTCCTGCGTCACATATCCTATATAAGAAATTACGAGCGTAGCTCCTTTCTGCACTGAAAGCGAGAATTTACCATCCAAATCAGTAATCACTCCGTTTGTAGTACCTTTTTCAGTCACATTAGCTCCGATAATCGATTCACTCGCATTATCATTTACCACACCTTGCACCCGGATACTTTGTGCAAAACCCCACGAGGGTATTACACTAAGTAAGAACAATAGTACCAAAGGTTTAAAATAAGAATTAGTGTTTTTCATAAAAACATTTTTTTGATTTAAATTACCATTAATTAAAAATACAAGTTCACGCATTAAGATTCGTCTTTTATGTCTTCATATACATCAATTTATAGGTTAAACATATTTTACTACTCACAACATAGTTTTTTGCATTAAAAAACTTCTCGAAGGCAAAACTATATAATAAAAAACAAATGCAAGAAAACAAATAATACACATATTTTCCTCCACGTAACATAGTACCAGTAATATGTTACATAATCGTTAATATAGGTTACTCGCAACATGGAAAGTCAGTATTAGCCAGTCATTTAATAGCTATTTTCCCAATTTATCCATCAAAATCCGCCATAATCTTCCGTTTGCTCAATGACGGCTCAATAATTACACTAAATTTACAGTCGAAAACCGTACCCGATTGAGCACCCATGTTGTAGTATAAGTAAAATCAATAAAAACAAAGGAATAATGAAACGCACAGATTTTACTTTTAGAAAGGCATGGATGATATACACAGTATATTTTTTTACTCTTTACCCCAACCGCAAATGCACAGCAAACAGCCAGCCTGGTCAGCCTGGAACTAAAAAACGAAAAGCTGTCTGCCGCACTGAAACAGATAGAGAAGATGGCCGGCAAGAATATCCTTTTTGCCTATGAAGAGACGGAGAATTATCACGTAACAGCAAGTATCCGTAAACAGACGCAAGGCGAAGCCATCCGCACAGTACTGAAAGGAATACCCCAAAGGATGATTCTGTTTACCTCAAATGATAACTCCGTTTACACGCCGAAGTAAAGGTCGTTACATACCGAGGTAAAGAGCGTTACAATAAGGGGTAAAGGTCGTTACATACGGCGGTAATATCTTGTTTCATAAAAAAGACACAAAAAGAGAAGTTTTCGGACAGATGTTCACGGAGCTATATCCCCGTCTGGTGCGCTACGCCACCCAACTATTGGGCGACGGAGAAGAAGCCCGTGATATTGTGGGTAGTGTGATGGAGCAGGCGTGGAAACAATTCGAAAAGCTGGAACCGGAAAACCGGGGAGCCTGGCTTTACACTGCCGCACGTAATGCCTGCCTTAACCGTCTGAAGCATCTGCAAGTAGAAGCCACCAACCTGGAAGCGCTACGCGAAGCCACCCGCATGGATGTAGCGACCGACTACCGGGAACATGAGCGACTACTGCAACAGGCGGAAAGCATCGCCCGCAACCTACCGGAACCAACCTGCACGGTATTGCGGCTCTGTTATTATGAACATAAAACCTATCGGGAAGTAGCCGAACAGCTTGGCATCAGTCCCGACACCGTAAAGAAACATATATCCAAAGCTTTGCGTACCTTGCGCGAAGCAATGACCCTGAAAGGAGGAAACCGATGATGGAAGAGAGAAAAGAAAATAATTTCAAGATGGATACTGAAGACCTCAGATTACTGAATGCCTTCGGAGAATCGCTCGGAGACTTGCCTTCGGAAGAAGAAACCCGCGCGGCATGGAATGCTTTTGCCTCCCGGCAAGACGCCCGAAAGCGCAGACGCATCATACAGATGTGGACTTCCGGCATTGCAGCTTCCATCGTAGTGCTGGCAGTGCTTATCGTGCCCCGCATCACCGGCGAAGATACGATTCAAAATATTGAAATCTTTGCGGCCCTGGATGTCCCCGAAGCAATCATCACCTCGGAGAGCAATGGTAGGATTACTCTTTCAACTCCCCCAGCCACTACCACGCAAATCACTCTGGACGATGGCACACAGGTTACACTCAGTGCCAATTCCCGCCTGGAATATCCTAAACTGTTCCCCACAGAGGGCACCCGTGAAGTCCATCTGACAGGAGAAGCACGCTTCGAAGTGGCAAAGGATGCCGAACGCCCTTTCATCGTCTCATCCGGCAAGATGCAGACACAAGTATTGGGCACGGTATTCGACGTAAATGCCTATCCGGGAAAAGTAGCGGCAGTTACTTTATTTCAGGGGCGCGTCCGCATCAGCGACAAAAAACAAACACGGCAGAAAGACATATTGCCCGGACAGCAAGCTATATTGTCTGAAGATAATGGTTTCACCATAGCCGAAGCACAACTCACCGCAACGGAAGGATGGACCAAAGGAGAGTTCAGCTTCGATGATGCCGAACTGGCGGAGATTATGAAGTCTGTCGGCACATGGTATAATGCCAGTATCATCTTTCATTCGCCCGACTTGCTGAAACAACGCATTCATTTCCGCTTCCCGCGAACAACTTCCTTGGAAGAAGTAGTGCAAGCACTTAATGATCTGGGAATAGCCAAACTGGAACAAAAAAGGGAAAAGTAATCATCAGCGATTATTCTCCCAAACATTGATATACAGGGAGATGTGTCAAAACTAAGGCACATCTCCTTTTTTTATATTTAAATGTTTTTTTTCTCTATGCGACTCTTTTTTCACTAATTTGGTAATACGCGGCTATATTCCTCGTATATTGCGTCATAATTGTTCTGATAAGAATACATATAATGCGTGCAGTCCCTCCCTTTCCTGCTTTTAGTAGTTTAGCACACATTTTTTTGATATTAAAAGCTATAGCAAAGAAAGCAAAGTCCATCGTAACCTTGTCTTCTCCTTTATGTCTGAACCGGCGGTATGCCATGTTGTATTTCATTTGTCCAAACACAGCTTCCGGTTCTATACACCTCCTGCCTCTATGCTTGATACCTTCCTCTGAGAGCAATTTTTCCCGTGCCTGCCGTTTGTATTGGTTTAACCGGTGATTGACTTCTATAATACGATTTCCCTGGGCTTTAAAGCAACTGCCACGCAAAGGACAACCCTCGCAATTTTGTGCTTTATAACGTGCACTTTCGGTGATGTATCCGCTTGCAGTTTTGTCACGTCTGGTCCCTATACGGTTCATGCGCTGCCCCATAGGGCAAACGTAATAATCCTCTTCTGTATTGTAATGGAGACTTTCCGCATGGAACGGATTGGGAGTATAACGGGGACGCTGTTCTTTATGGAAGAAGTTATACTTGACAAAGGCTTCTATCCCGTTCTCCTGCATGAACCGGTAATTTTCTTCTGAGCCGTAACCGGAGTCTGCCACCCCGACAGCGGGTAAGCGGTTATAGCGATGTTGGAAGGAGTGGAAGAAAGGAATGAGCGTCAGTGTATCGGTAGGG
This window of the Bacteroides intestinalis DSM 17393 genome carries:
- a CDS encoding hybrid sensor histidine kinase/response regulator transcription factor, whose protein sequence is MNKKSIILCIFYAWMSILCYGQTGRLFTADQELSSSMINSIYQDHNGIIWIATEDGLNKYDGAKFSIYKSDKNDEHSLANNYVRCVFESSKKECFVGTLSGLQHYSADADRFTDIPLILQDGIIVEPNVAAIEELSNGDLLVGTAGQGLFKITNTHKGLVGISMEKRIPIPIVNALHEDRNGNLWISAGENGIFRIDRNQQLHCYQKGANESEYTISSICETPDKQIYIGSLGKGLLKYNPTLDLFEPIIYANHPELPVKSLLLATPDEIYIGTDGYGLKVYNIQSRTITENQLNITTFNLDKSKIHSIMKDRFGNLWLGFFQKGVLLIPAIANGFQYIGYKSVRNNIIGSNCIMSVCNDHDGTLWIGTDNDGLYKVEKNGKHTVHFPPTQETGSVPSTIMSIYEDSRQNLWIGSYMQSMAKIDKETGHCQYFKRKTDADSKEGKLRVYSFAEDKHDRLWIDTMGNGLYYIDLNTETLHRYEQEDSTYYATGNFLPGYWITSLLHSHDERLYIGTYDGLGCLDLKTMHLATAFNTNTLLPNSVIHSLYEDKEGTIWIGTSEGLKAMHPQEYKIREYTQKDGLPGDIICAITQDINGALWFSTNHGIARYNPQKGNFTPYYANDGLQGNEFSKRAVCTDNNGHILFGGINGVTYFNPAEIKDIATTPSVHLTGFYIHNQSVNSNTLSEGRRIIETSVMNAQQFNLSHKHNSFSMEFSVMEFFNPERITYMYSVNNGQWVTMQSGINRISFNDMTPGTYKFSIKAKDYTFYSEPKNFIVNISPAWYASNWAKGVYLLIALTIIYIIGAQIRHRYQVHQKLLEHIHAEEINEAKLQFFINISHEIRTPVTLILSPLQKLMSKDRNEERQKNYQTISRNAGRLLQLVNQLLDIRKLDKGQMQLKFREVEIVEFIRNLSSSFEYQANAKKISLNFHPDTEELRAWIDPENLDKAIFNVLSNAFKFTESGGEINIYLQTHEAYETKPAYFKIVIEDSGTGIDEKEIERIFDRFYQVANRLNNSGTGIGLHLTKSLVELHKGTIHAENNKEKAGCRFIIRLPLGKEHLKPEEIEETNTEGQIASDNNPVLPIFLPENEEKERIRTKTKYRILIADDNEEIRRYIRQELTPDYHITECNNGQEAFEQIIKDAPDALISDVMMPEMDGMTLCRKIRQNILVSHIPVILLTAKINEESNLEALEGGVDAYITKPFNIDVLKKTIRNVIYRHELIKNTFNGSMEQTDKVQPIEVQSPDEKLIARVMAIINKEIANPNLSVEMIAAEAGISRVHLYRKIKEFTNQSPRNFIRNVRLKQAALLLAQKHHNITEVAEAVGFANTTHFSTAFKELFGVSPTIYMEQSANNAKSNIVDTMEKNKVE
- a CDS encoding RagB/SusD family nutrient uptake outer membrane protein; the encoded protein is MKSIYSPIRVLGTAALGLLLATSCSDILDEQPRSSYDPTFFKTEKGVEGGITSMYSYLRDIYGQAYYYNSCLTGTDEATYGQSADGNFKDADLSGVGNLTSSTCRADALWGMAFTNINTCNGVIANGGEVGISESLISEARFFRAMYYFLLAQTFGGVPLDLGSGELAFNITPSRTSVRNTVPEVYTKVVFPDLVTAVQNLPDNPRMTGGLTKTVARLYLSKAYLTYAWWLKNPNNIPTYPECQRTDPDGHDAAWYFQQAYNIAVEAIENPGPFGLEESFWKVNAGVNDRNKEILLYADHTQEDEYYNGGSLSYGGGGAPDNFAGWMMNWNYTDAQSKVNGVTVAPVIRVAEQAYGRPWTRMAPPHGVFTHTFADKVNDSRYDGTFTTVYRGNWSTNGANWDAVENANGMMVKEGEPIFSFLLEEDPNVAYGSNLGNLGAGTLPGRADWVMNPSGISRRIFPGLWKLGPYRTDNGTGTGQPNAGSTRPYNIAKFSELYLVAAEAAVEGATTKSGKNARELVNVLRARAGKWTFSNALNAEVLEDHSAEMVAATPVTIDIDYILDERSREFFGEGYRWFDLVRTQKWNEYADEYVICGNDKGDHTPKTYRRTIEAFHYLRPIPQGQLDGMEMTKEEKMAYQNPGYRD
- a CDS encoding SusC/RagA family TonB-linked outer membrane protein, with translation MKNTNSYFKPLVLLFLLSVIPSWGFAQSIRVQGVVNDNASESIIGANVTEKGTTNGVITDLDGKFSLSVQKGATLVISYIGYVTQEIPVENETELKVILKEDSKALEEVVVIGYGTARKSDVTGSIASVGGDKLREVPAADVSYALQNRIAGVDMSQTSSRPGATMQIRIRGTRSLSATNDPLIVLDGIPFMGSLTDINPSDIKSMDILKDASSTAIYGSRGANGVILITTHKGVTGAPAKVSYNGYVGLKKVFSKYPMMNGEKFAEMRKYAGKFENSMDESDDVNTDWQDLMYRNGFVTSHDVNISGGTQGGNYSFGGAYYKDQGVIPTQNYTRYSLRGSFDQGVGKYFRFGLTTNSNYNVTKGNNIGLYGVLSVSPIANPYNEDGTLKRTVKYNSQDEAFVMTRDVVENLEEKWLNESKGFGTYNNLFAEVQCPWIKGLKYRMNLGLNYRSTKQGEFTGYGINNTAPDAPSTAALAHSETTNWAVENLLTYDRTIGKHQFNIIGMYSAEQTVYTRSHVAGRDIPAEYFQYYNIGRAEGTITVNPSNWNYQKTGLMSWMGRAMYTYDNRYMLMATVRSDASSRLAKGHQWHTYPAVSAGWNIRNEAFMDGIEWLDILKLRVGYGETSNQAVDPYKTLGRLNTRPYNFGPTNFATGYYVSEMPNAMLGWEYSSTWNVGLDFTLFNGRLSGTFEYYIQKTHDLLQNVNLPSTSGVGSYMANVGKTENKGFELTLNGTILDNHNGWTWDASLNLSANRNKLVELASKKDRDEGNGWFVGYPIDAIFDYEYVGLWQEGDPYLDILEPGGNVGMIKVKYTGDYNADGTPVRAIGPEDRQIMSLESKFQGGFSTRVAYKNFDLNVITAFKCGGKLLSTLHHSSGYLNMLSGRRGQVDVDYWTEENTNAKYPKPGGIQSGDNPKYGSTLGYFDASYWKVRTITLGYNMDNQRWLKQLGVQGLRAYVTIQNPFVICSPFHKETGLDPETNSYGDENVAVVGFQRRFLTVGTNSPSTRNYLFGINLTF
- a CDS encoding RNA polymerase sigma-70 factor; protein product: MFTELYPRLVRYATQLLGDGEEARDIVGSVMEQAWKQFEKLEPENRGAWLYTAARNACLNRLKHLQVEATNLEALREATRMDVATDYREHERLLQQAESIARNLPEPTCTVLRLCYYEHKTYREVAEQLGISPDTVKKHISKALRTLREAMTLKGGNR